AGCACAACAGCGTCTGCGTCAGCTGCCCCGCCCCATGCAGCTTCAACCATGGCTCGGTCCAATCGGCGACGCGGCTGAAAGATGCCCGGCGTGTCCACAAAAACGATCTGTGTTTGCCCTTCCAAGGCAATCCCCCGGATACGCGCTCGGGTCGTTTGAACCTTGTGTGTCACAATTGAGACTTTGGAGCCCACCATCTGGTTGAGCAGGGTTGATTTACCGGCGTTCGGCGCACCGATAAGCGCCACAAAGCCACACCTTGTCTGCTGTGCACCGCCATCTTCGGGAGCATTCGTCATGAGCCAATTCCTTCTCGCGTCAACATCCGCTCCGCAGCAGCCTGCTCGGCCATTCTTTTGGAAGGTCCCTTTGCCAAAATTGGAGGCAATCCGGACACTGTCAATTCTATCTCAAATTCAGGCGCATGATCTGGCCCGGTTCGCCCAACCGCATCGTATCGCGGCAAGCCCTTTTTCTGCGCCTGCGCCCATTCTTGCAAAATCGTTTTTGGATCCCGCGGCGGCGCCTTCATCGCGTCCAGTTTCGGGCCCCACCAAGACTCGATGAATGCGCTCGCGACGGACACGCCCCCATCAAGGTAGAGCGCTGCAATGACAGCTTCACAGGCGTCCGCCAGAATGCTCCCACGGTCCCGCGCACCCGCCTTCTCTTCGCCCTTTGTCATGCGAAGGGCAGCGCCCATATCAAGCTCACGCGCGACAGTGGCGCAGGTCTCCGCTCGTACCAGAGCATTGAGCCGCACCGCGAGGTCGCCCTCTTCTTCTGCCGGAAAGCGATGATACAGCATGTCCGAGATGACCAGCCCAAGCACGCGGTCACCTAAGAATTCCAACCGTTCATAGCCAAGCTCACCCTGCGCCAAGGCCTGGCTTCCATGAGTTAACGCTCGCCGGAGCAGGGTCACATCTTTGAACTGATGTCCAACCCGTTCCGCAAGTGCCGCGATTTCATCGGTCATGAGGTTATCAATTAAGGCCGTCGAAAATCCGATCCCAACGGATCGCACTCGGCCAGCCCCAAAATTCCCAGATACGGGCGGAACTATCCGTCGAGAAGAAGATCACTTGCGCCTTGCCGACAAAGTTTTCCAGAGGCACATAGCCAACTTCGCTTGGAACACGGCTATCTGCGGAATTGTCGCGATTGTCACCCATCATAAAGTAATGCCCTGCGGGCACCCGGTAGACACCAGTATTGTCACTCCGTGCATTCAATCGGCTGTCGAGCGTTGTATAGGTCACACCATTTGGTAGCGTTTCCTGATACTGGGCGATCTCTTCGACATTTCCAAAGCGGTCACGTGCGATGAAGTTCTCGATCCGCTCCCGTGGAACAGCAACCCCATTGATGTAGAGGATCGAATTCCGCAGTTGGATCTCGTCTCCAGGAAGGCCAATGACCCGTTTGATAAAATCAGTCCGGTTATCTTTCGGCGTTTTAAAAACAGCAATGTCGCCGCGCTCAGGTTCGCCCGACAGCACGCGCCCATCAAACAGGCCGGGGCTGAAGGGAAAGGAATGCCGGGAATACCCGTAGGAATATTTCGAGACGAACAGATAATCGCCAATCAACAGATTGGGGATCATTGATCCGCTTGGAATATTGAACGGCTGAAAGAGGAAGGTCCGGATCAACAGCGCAATCAGGAGCGCATACGCGATAGTTTTTACGTTCTCTGCCCACGCAACTTCCCGCAGGCTTTTCATTTTTTCGGTCATTACTACCGGCGCTCACTCACGAAATATGTCAAAAGTGGCGGGACCATACCACAAACTCCGCCCCGTCACCCCTCGAACCTCGCTAAAGGTTACCACCTCTGGATCCGCCATTGGGAACCGCGGAAATGATGACGATCGCCTGCGCCAGAGGCCCGTCATCAGTGATGGTGAGGTGAATTTGGGCCTCCATGCCATCCGGAATCATCATCGCCAGTCGATCGGCAGCTCCACCGGTCAGCGCCATGGTTGGCTGCCCCGACCGCAGATTAACAACCCCCATATCCCGCCAGAAAACGCCCTGTCGAATTCCGGTGCCCAGAGCCTTCGAGCAAGCTTCTTTGGCAGCAAATCGCTTTGCATAGGACGCCGCCCTGTTTCGGCGGCGCTCTGACTTCTGTCGTTCGATGTCGGTGTAGAGGCGATTGATAAACCGCTCGCCGTGGCGTTCGAGGGTCCGTTCAATGCGGGTAATGTCGATAATATCGTTACCGATACCAAGAATCATATGAGGCCCTCAGGAGGGTTAGAGCGTTTTCAGCAAAAGGTGCAGACTTTTGCGGTTCGAAAACGCGACAAAAAAGGCTCTAGGCGTTCAGTGTCTCCGCTCGCGCCTCATCCATCAAGGCCCGCATTCTCTTTATCGAGGCGTCCAGCCCAATAAAGATCGCCTCACCAATCAGAAAATGTCCGATATTGAGCTCTTTGACCTCTGGCATTGCGGCAACTGGGCCGACCGTATCAAAGGTGAGACCATGACCTACATGAACCTCAAGCCCCATCTCTGCGCCTGCCGTTGCAGCCTCCTGTATCCGCGCGAGCTCCCGGCCCGCAGTAGCGCCATCTCCATCGAAACAGGCATCGCAATAAGCCCCCGCGTGGAGCTCAACCACAGGAGCTTTTAAGCTCACGGCCGCTTCGAGCTGTCTTTGGTCTGCTTCGATGAACAGCGACACACGAGCCGACGCCGCCGACAGTTCGGAAATCATCGGTGCAAGCCTATTATGTTGCCCCGCGACATCAAGGCCACCTTCCGTTGTCCGCTCTTCCCGGTTTTCCGGCACCAGGCAGACCGCGTGAGGCCGGTGTCGAAGAGCGATCTCCATCATTTCATCCGTCGCTGCCATCTCCAGATTGAGGGGAAGCGTTAGTTGATCCATGAGACGATCAATATCCTCATCCGAAATATGGCGGCGGTCTTCACGAAGATGCGCCGTGATGCCGTCCGCACCTGCAGCGGCGGCAATATTGGCTGCACGCAGAGGATCAGGATGCCCGCCACCGCGCGCATTTCGAATGGTCGCCACATGGTCGATATTCACGCCCAGACGTAGTTCATGTCTGTCAGTCATCTATCCCTCTCGCCCTAGAGCTCAGCAATCACACCTTGCTCATCAGAGCTGTCTTCGCGGATCGCTGCCAGTTTTGCCAACCGGTCACGGCGTTTGGCCTGGTATGCTTCAACCGTACTGCGGGTGAGGTAATAGACTATTCCTGCCGTCACAAGGCCCAATGGGATACCGCCAACCAACATTGGCACCAGAACCGGCAAAACACCGTCCCAAGCCTGCCCTGACAACATATCGACCTGTAGTTCTGGTTCAGACGGTGCCTCTGATCCCTGCAACAGCCAGTACCCAAGGTCATACGTCGCAAGCCAGATGAACGGGAATGTCAGCGGGTTTCCAACAAAAGTCCCAAATGCCGACGCGATGAGATTACCGCGGAGCACCCAGGCAATGGCGAACCCGATAGCAAAGTGAAAACCGATAAAAGGCGTGAAAGAGGCAAAAGCCCCCGCCGACACTCCCAGCGCGACCGCATGAGGTGTCCCGCCAAGCCGCCATACGCGCCGCCATCCATATTGAAACGCACGCTTCCAGCCTAGCCGTGGCCAGACGAGCTCACGTAGACGCTCAATTGGGTGGAGTTCAACACGACGACGAAACATGGGTCCCTACTTAAGCCCCCGACTGCCCGGCTTCACAGCAGGAATAGCAGCCAATTCTGGCGGCAATTTGCCTGCCTCATAGGCTGGCACAGAAAGCTGTGTCAATGATGCGAGCTTCACACCGATTTTTGCTTTCCCGCTGGAGCGGTCAATCAAGCATGCGGCACCGACAACGCTACCGCCGGCTGCCCGAATGGCCGCAATCGCCTCACGGGACGAGAGCCCTGTGGTTACGATGTCTTCGACCATCAACACGCGCGTGCCCTTCGGGATGTCAAACCCGCGGCGGAGCGTGAATTCACCATCCACACGCTCAAGGAAGATGGCAGGCACGCCCAATTGCCGTCCCATTTCATAACCGACAATGACACCGCCCATAGCAGGAGACACGACAAGATCAATCGGCTTGGAGATGAGCTCCTGAACGTTTTTCGCTAAAGCCTTACAGAGCCGCGCAGCGCGCTTTGCATCCATCAATGCACGCGCGCACTGCAGATACCGGCTGGAATGGAGTCCGGACGACAGCACGAAATGCCCATCCAAAAGGGCCCCAGCGTCTGAAAATTCCTTCAAAACCCGTTTTTCGTCCATATCATTCCATACCAGTTTTTTGTTGTTGGCTTCTTAAGAGCCTGATCTTTATACGCGGCCGATCGCATTTACCACTGACAGGCCTTTGAGAGCATTAATGATGCGTGTTGCGTGTTTAAGATCACGCACATCGACATCAACCACCATGTCGTAGAAATCAACGTCACGCTGAGCCAGGCTCATATTGTTAATGTTTCCGTCATAGTCAGCGATAAGGGTCGAAATAGCGCCCAGGGCACCAACTTCATTGGATGCCCGAATATTGAACCGACTGACAAAAGTCCCGGCCTCTTGTTCTGGCGTTTCCCAGGCAACATCCACCCAGCGGTCTGTTTCCCCCTCCAGCGCTTCCAACATTGGTGAGGAAATAGGATACACAACGACACCTTCGCCCGGTGTCAAAATACCGACAATCCGGTCGCCCGGTAGAGGGAACGTATCCTCCGCAAACCGGATCGCATGGCCCCTCTCTCCACCACGGAGCCGTACCAGCGGCTTGGCGTTGAGAGGGTCGGTTTTTTCCGCCGCACGCGCCTTCGTCTTTTTGCCACGCTTTCCCTGTTTTCCGACGGGATAGACCTGGTCCAGCACCTCATGCGCTGACAAGGTCCCCTCACCTACCGCCCCGAACAGATCATCCAACGTCTCAAGTCCAAGCGGTCCCAATGCACGTTCAATCACGCCGTCGGTCGCGTCTTTCTCTGAGGCTTCAAAGATAGATCGCACCATCTGGCGTCCAAGCAGAACAAATTCTTCTACTTGCTCCTGACGAAGTGCCCGGCGGATGGCAGATCGTGCCTTACCCGTTACGACATAAGCTTCCCATATTGGCACCGGCCGCTGAGCTTTGGAGCGGACAATTTCCACCTCATCACCATTCGCAAGTGGTGTACGAAGCGGCAGGTGTCGGCCATTGATTTTTGATCCTACGCACGTGTCGCCCACTTCTGTGTGGACGGCATAGGCAAAATCAAGGGCTGTTGCACCGCGTGGTAGATTGATGAGCATACCCTTAGGGGTAAAACAGAACACCTGGTCAGAGAAAAGCTGAAGCTTGGAATGCTCAAGAAACTCTTCTGCCGAACTGCCGTGCTCAAGCATTTCGACCAGCTGCCTCAACCACCCAAACGTGTCCGCATAGGTGTTGTCGGTCGTCCGTTTTTCCGGGTTTTTGTAGATCCAATGTGCTGCGATGCCATATTCAGCCACATCGTGCATGTCCTGAGTACGGATCTGGATCTCCACCCGTTTCTGCTCCGGCCCCACAATGGTCGTATGGATCGAACGGTACCCATTATTCTTCGGTGTGGAGATATAGTCCTTAAAACGACCGGGCACGCTTGGCCACCGACGATGAAGAACACCAAGCGCGCGATAGCAATCAGCCTCATCAGCCACAAGAACCCGGAAGGCGAAAATGTCTGAAAGTTGTTCAAGTGATGCTGACCGGCTCTGCATCTTCCGCCAGATTGAATACGGTCTTTTCTGACGACCCCGGACAGCTACTTCCAGATCTGTTCCTTCAAAGAGCGCGGATATCTGCCCTCTGATGCTTTCAATAACATCACCACTTTCAGAGCGAAAAGTGTCCAGCCGGGCTTCGATCGCCTGTCGGGCCTCAACATTGATCACCTGAAAGGACAGATCTTCCAACTCCTCTCGGAATTCATGCATCCCCATTCGGCCTGCAAGCGGCGCATAGATGTCGAGCGTTTCCTGAGCAATCCGACGGCGCTTCTCTTCTTTGGGAACATGATGAAGGGTCCGCATATTGTGAAGCCGATCTGCGAGCTTTACGAGCAACACACGGATGTCGTTCGACATGGCCAGCAGGAACTTGCGGAAGTTCTCTGCCTGCTTTGCGTCTTCACTGTCCCATTCGAGCTGAGAGAGTTTTGTAACACCGTCAACGAGTCCGGCAATCTCTCCACCGAAGAGTGAGGCAATATCCTCCGCCGTCGCCTCTGTATCCTCGACGGTGTCATGCAGAAGGCCCGTAATGATCGTCGCTGCGTCAAGCCGCAAATCAGTCAAAATGCCCGCGACTTCGATCGGATGTGAGAAATACGGATCGCCGGAATGACGCAGCTGATTGCCATGCATCTTGGTCGCATAGACATAGGCACGGTTGATCAGCGCCTCGTCCGCCACCGGATCATAGGCCAGCACCTTATCCACCAGTTCATACTGGCGCAGCATCGCACCCCGTCTCTTTCCCACTGCCACTATGGCAGCGTGTGTCTAAATCTACCTCAAAAACGAAAAACGCCGCCCTCAAAGCAAATGCCGGGCGGCGCTTTCTCGGACAGAGTTCAGAAAACTCAGCCCCTATGTCGAAGGCGCCGCTCAATCATATTCCTCTGTTTCAGGAGCACGTGGTGGCGCTGGAGCATCAAGCTGAGCCTGGAGAGCCCGAAGAAGCTCATCTTCGCTCATCCGGTCGCCTTCGCCGAGTTGAACCTCTGGAGCTGCCGCGCCTTCTTCTTCGTCAGCCGCATCGGCGCCAAGAACACCTTCCGGCTCGTCATCATCCACACGTTTCTGCATGTTTTCGATGATGTCTTCGCGAATCTCAGCAGGGATAACCGTCTGCTCTGCGATCTCTCGAAGCGCAACGACAGGATTCTTGTCATTATCGCGATCAATCGTGAGTTCAGAACCGGCGGACATGGCGCGGGCGCGATGGGCCGCCATCAGGACGAGATCAAAACGATTAGGGACCTTGTCTACGCAGTCTTCTACTGTCACGCGAGCCATGCAGTCACACTCCGGGCGCTTGGGGAAATTAGATTCGGGCTCTGTTTAGGCGGGATACTGGCCAAACGCAAGCGAAAACAGCGCCTTAGAGCGTTTTCAATAGAAGTTGCAGACTTTTATGGTTCGAAAACGCGACAAACTAAACGATTAGAGCGGTTCATCCGATTCAGTTAAAACGTGAACCGCTCTAGCCCTTTGTTTTCAGCCTTTTGAACCAGAAGTGAGCTGCTTCAGCCCCTGCCTGTCTTCTTTAGGGAGCACCTCAAACAGCTCTTTAGCAGATGCCCCGAGAACGGGATGCCGCCAACCTGGCGCGATATCAACCAGCGGCCCCAGCACAAAGGCCCGCTCAGCCACTCTTGGATGAGGCAATATTGGCCCATTTCCGCCGGATTCAGGCAGAACAAGGCCGTTATAGTCGATGAGGTCTAGATCAAGGGTCCGTTCCGCCCATCGCTGCCCCCGCACCCGCCCAAAGGCTGCCTCGATCCGGTGCAATCGTTTGAGCAGGTCAGAGGGAGCCAGCGCTGTGGAGATGCATGCCACGGCATTAACAAAATCTGGCTGAGCGTAAGGAGTGACAGCTGGCGTCTGATAGAACGGCGATGCCATCTCCACTTTCAGCCCATAGGTTGGAAACTGACCGAGCGCTGCCTCCAAGCCCTGCTTCGGACTCCCCCAACTGCCCGGCAAATTGGCGCCCAATGCCACCAAGATCATGTAATTCTCCAACCACACAGCCTTCCACATGCTTGCTGCCAATGCGTCCCCGGTCTATCAGATGGGTCACCACCTCTACCAGTCTGAAAGCCTCAACAAAGCTCATGGATCTTACGTACACCCCGGAAGCCCCCCTTGATTGTCCTCTCTGTCCACGATTGGTGGATTTCAGAACAGCCAACCAGGAAGCCCATCCTGATTGGTTCAACGCGCCTGTACCTTCACTGGGAAATGATTCTGCAAGGCTCCTGGTGATGGGATTGGCGCCCGGGTTGCAAGGGGCTAATCGAACGGGACGCCCTTTCACAGGGGACTGGGCCGGAGACCTGCTCTATCCAACACTTCTGGAGTTCGGCTTCGCGAAGGGCACCTACGATGCCCGTCCCGATGACGGGCTGGAGCTCGTGGATTGCATGATCTCCAATGTCGTTCGCTGTGTCCCCCCGCAGAACAAACCGACAGGCCCTGAAGCAAAACTATGCCGTGGCTTCCTGGAAGCGCGTCTTGCAGCGCTGCCCAACCTTTCTGTCATCGTTTCGTTGGGGCGCGTCTCTCATGAGAATGTCATCAGCGCCTATGGCCTCAAACGCTCGGAGTTCACCTTCGCCCATGCCGCAGAACACGATCTGGGAAATGGCATTACCCTTTTCGATAGCTACCATTGCTCGCGGTACAACACGAACACGGGGCGGCTCACAGAGGCCATGTTCCATGATGTCTTCAGGGCGGCGAAAAACTACCTGTCCCGATAGTCGGAATTCTCCACATAGGGCATGGGCGCACCCGGTGTTTCCTGTCTAAACTACCCCCGACAGAACAAACGGTCCGCAGGGGGAAACATGTCCGCACAGAAAGACGCCACAGAAGCCACAAAAAAGGCTCAGGCTGCCACCCAAAAAATTCTGCCCGAAGATACAAGTGAAGATTTCGATCTCGCATCAAACGGGTTCATTGGCACTATCCCGGACGCCAAAGTTGTCAATGAAGCCGGCAACACCGTGTGGGACATGTCGCGATTTGATTTCATCAAAGATGAAGCACCCGACACCGTAAACCCGAGCCTCTGGCGACAGGCAAAGCTCAATTCCATCCACGGTCTCTTTAAGGTGACGGACGGCATCTATCAGGTCCGGAACTTTGACCTGTCCAACATCACCTTCATAGAAGGCGACACCGGCTACATTGTTATCGATCCGCTCATCTCAGCGGAGCCTGCCGCCGCTGCTCTTGCACTGATGCGCGAACATCGCGGCGACAAGCCGGTCACCGCCGTGATCTACACACACAGTCATGTGGACCATTATGGCGGCGTCAGAGGTGTCTTGAGTGATGAAGACATTGCGAACGGCCTACAGATCATCGCCCCTGAAGGCTTCCTCGAAGCAGCGGTAAGCGAGAATGTCCTCGCAGGTAACGCTATGGGGCGTCGCGCCACCTATATGTATGGCTCCATGCTCCCACCCGGACCCAAAGGCCATGTGGATGCCGGCCTTGGCAAAACGGTATCCGTTGGCAAAGTGAGCCTGGTACCCCCAACCGTCAGCATCTGCGAAACCGGCGAAACCCTCACTGTCGATGGTGTCGAAATCGTCTTTCAGGTAACACCGGATACCGAAGCACCTGCGGAGATGAATTTCTTCTTCCCGCAATACAAAGCGCTCTGCATGGCGGAAAACTGCTCCTGCCATCTCCACAACATCATCACGCCCCGCGGCGCGGTTGTGCGGGACGCTAAGTCCTGGAGCTACTACATCAACGAGGCGATTGACCTTTATGCATCACAGACAGAGGTTTTGTTCGCCAGTCATCACTGGCCGCGATGGGGAAAAGACGCGAGCGTCACATTCCTGCAAAAGCAGCGGGACCTGTACAAATATGTTCATGACCAGACGCTGCGCTTGGCCAATCACGGACAAACACCGCTGGAGATCGCTGAAGACTTCAAGCTTCCACCAAGCCTTGAACGCGAATGGTACACGCGCGGTTACTACGGCACGCTGAGCCACAACACTAAGGCAATTTACCAGCGTTACCTCGGCTGGTTTGATGGTAACCCGGCAAACTTGCACAAATGGCCACCTGTGGAAGCAGGCAAACGCTATGTCGCGGCCATTGGCGGTGCCGATGCCGTTCTGGAGAAAGCCAAAGCATCCTTTGACGAAGGCGACTATCGCTGGGTCGCGGAACTTGTGAACCATCTGGTCTTCGCAGAGCCCGGCAATCCAGGTGCGCGGCAACTCCAAGCAGATGCCTTTGAGCAATTGGGATATCAGGCGGAGTCCGGCCCGTGGCGCGCGTTTTATCTGACCGCGGCACAAGAACTCCGAAACCCTATGCCCGCATCGGAATTCCCACGACCAGCAGGGTCTGACACGGTGCGGGGTCTCCCCACCAACGAATTGCTGGATTCCATGTCCGTGCGCCTCAACGGTCCTAAAGCAGGTGAGAAAGAGTTCACCTTCAATCTCAAGGTTAGCGATACCGCCGAGGCCTATCTGGTCACCGTGACGAACGCTGTGCTGCATCATGAACCGGGCAAAACAGTAGCCAGCCCAGATGCGGACATTGAGATCGCACGCCTCGCACTCGCGCAACTGGCACTTGGCGAAAAATCGGTCGAGGAAGTCATGGCAGACGGCGCCAAGATCACGGGTCGACCAGAAGCCCTGACCGAGCTTCTCGGTCTGCTTGATGTGTTCGACTTCTGGTTCAACATCGTCGAACCCTAAGAACGAGATTGAGTTCAAGCTTCCTCGCGAAGCTTGAGCTTCTCTCCTACCGTGACGATGGCCTGGATCGCCGGGATCAACTCGCGCCCAAGATCGGTCAACGAATACTCAACAGTCGGCGGTGATGTCGGCTTCACTTCGCGCAAAACCACCCCCTTTGCCTCAAGCTGTCGCAGACGCTGCGTCAGCACCTTTGCGGATATAGGCGGAATATCAATCTGCAGTTCGCTGAAGCGACGCGGCCCGTCCCCTAAATGCCAGATCACATTGGGGGTCCATGTCCCCCCAATCACCGACATGCATTCTGTCAGCGCACATTTCTCCGGCGGAGGGGCAACTTTGTTCTTTCGGATCTTTACAGCCATGAGTGAAACCAGGTTACCAAATGGAAACTCAAAAGTGAGGTTACCAAAGGTTATCTAATTTACATCAGTAAGTCGAACACCTATCTCAGGCGCTCAATCAGTTAAACGCGGAGCTCCAGACATGGCCATCGACAATCGACTTACGAGCCTTTTGCAACTCAAACTCCCAATCGTCCAGGGGCCCTTTGGTGGTGGAATTTCCACAGTGCAACTCACCTCCGCTGTGTCCAACAAGGGAGGGCTTGGGTCCTTTGGGGCTCATATCCTGACACCCGACGAGATCATCAACACCACCAAAGCCATTACCCGCGAGACCGATCAACCCTTCGCCATGAATCTTTGGGTTGAAGATCACGACCCGGAAGCTCTCTTATTCTCAGATGACGCTTATGAGACCTATGCCACACAGTTCAAACCCTACTACGACGAACTAGGGCTGGAGCTCCCAAAACGCCCGGACAGGTTTCACGAGTCCTTTGAAGAACAGATGGAGGGCATACTACAGGCGCGTCCTCCGGTCCTCAGTTTCGTCTTTGGTATACCCTCCATAGACATTCTCCGTGCCTGTGAGGAGCGCGGTATTCTCACCGTTGGAGCCGCAACAAGTGTCGCCGAAGCCGTTGCACTCGACTTAGCAGGCGTGAGTGCAATTGTCGCCACAGGTTTTGAAGCGGGCGGCCATCGCCCTTCATTTCTCAGACGCGCAGAAGACAGCCTCATGAGCACAAGCGCCCTTGTGCAAACTGCAGCTGCAAGGGTTGAAACACCAATCATAGCCGCTGGCGGAATTGTCGATGCGCGTGGCGTTGAGGCGGCCCGGCTATTTGGTGCATCAGCCGCCCAGTTGGGCACTGCCTTTTTGGCATGCGAAGAATCTGGCACGACGGACGCGCACCGCGAGCTTTTGTTCGACAAGACCGCCGTCGCCGATACAACCCTCACACGCACTTACACCGGTCGTCTGGCACGTGGGGTCCGCAACAGGTTGATTGACG
The DNA window shown above is from Parvibaculaceae bacterium PLY_AMNH_Bact1 and carries:
- a CDS encoding DUF2062 domain-containing protein (Derived by automated computational analysis using gene prediction method: Protein Homology.), which encodes MFRRRVELHPIERLRELVWPRLGWKRAFQYGWRRVWRLGGTPHAVALGVSAGAFASFTPFIGFHFAIGFAIAWVLRGNLIASAFGTFVGNPLTFPFIWLATYDLGYWLLQGSEAPSEPELQVDMLSGQAWDGVLPVLVPMLVGGIPLGLVTAGIVYYLTRSTVEAYQAKRRDRLAKLAAIREDSSDEQGVIAEL
- the pyrE gene encoding orotate phosphoribosyltransferase (Derived by automated computational analysis using gene prediction method: Protein Homology. GO_function: GO:0004588 - orotate phosphoribosyltransferase activity [Evidence IEA]; GO_process: GO:0009220 - pyrimidine ribonucleotide biosynthetic process [Evidence IEA]), translated to MDEKRVLKEFSDAGALLDGHFVLSSGLHSSRYLQCARALMDAKRAARLCKALAKNVQELISKPIDLVVSPAMGGVIVGYEMGRQLGVPAIFLERVDGEFTLRRGFDIPKGTRVLMVEDIVTTGLSSREAIAAIRAAGGSVVGAACLIDRSSGKAKIGVKLASLTQLSVPAYEAGKLPPELAAIPAVKPGSRGLK
- the rnc gene encoding ribonuclease III (Derived by automated computational analysis using gene prediction method: Protein Homology. GO_function: GO:0004525 - ribonuclease III activity [Evidence IEA]; GO_process: GO:0006396 - RNA processing [Evidence IEA]) codes for the protein MTDEIAALAERVGHQFKDVTLLRRALTHGSQALAQGELGYERLEFLGDRVLGLVISDMLYHRFPAEEEGDLAVRLNALVRAETCATVARELDMGAALRMTKGEEKAGARDRGSILADACEAVIAALYLDGGVSVASAFIESWWGPKLDAMKAPPRDPKTILQEWAQAQKKGLPRYDAVGRTGPDHAPEFEIELTVSGLPPILAKGPSKRMAEQAAAERMLTREGIGS
- a CDS encoding pyridoxine 5'-phosphate synthase (Derived by automated computational analysis using gene prediction method: Protein Homology. GO_function: GO:0033856 - pyridoxine 5'-phosphate synthase activity [Evidence IEA]; GO_process: GO:0008615 - pyridoxine biosynthetic process [Evidence IEA]), whose amino-acid sequence is MTDRHELRLGVNIDHVATIRNARGGGHPDPLRAANIAAAAGADGITAHLREDRRHISDEDIDRLMDQLTLPLNLEMAATDEMMEIALRHRPHAVCLVPENREERTTEGGLDVAGQHNRLAPMISELSAASARVSLFIEADQRQLEAAVSLKAPVVELHAGAYCDACFDGDGATAGRELARIQEAATAGAEMGLEVHVGHGLTFDTVGPVAAMPEVKELNIGHFLIGEAIFIGLDASIKRMRALMDEARAETLNA
- the lepB gene encoding signal peptidase I (Derived by automated computational analysis using gene prediction method: Protein Homology. GO_function: GO:0004252 - serine-type endopeptidase activity [Evidence IEA]; GO_process: GO:0006465 - signal peptide processing [Evidence IEA]; GO_process: GO:0009306 - protein secretion [Evidence IEA]) — encoded protein: MTEKMKSLREVAWAENVKTIAYALLIALLIRTFLFQPFNIPSGSMIPNLLIGDYLFVSKYSYGYSRHSFPFSPGLFDGRVLSGEPERGDIAVFKTPKDNRTDFIKRVIGLPGDEIQLRNSILYINGVAVPRERIENFIARDRFGNVEEIAQYQETLPNGVTYTTLDSRLNARSDNTGVYRVPAGHYFMMGDNRDNSADSRVPSEVGYVPLENFVGKAQVIFFSTDSSARIWEFWGWPSAIRWDRIFDGLN
- the acpS gene encoding holo-ACP synthase (Derived by automated computational analysis using gene prediction method: Protein Homology. GO_function: GO:0008897 - holo-[acyl-carrier-protein] synthase activity [Evidence IEA]; GO_process: GO:0008610 - lipid biosynthetic process [Evidence IEA]); its protein translation is MILGIGNDIIDITRIERTLERHGERFINRLYTDIERQKSERRRNRAASYAKRFAAKEACSKALGTGIRQGVFWRDMGVVNLRSGQPTMALTGGAADRLAMMIPDGMEAQIHLTITDDGPLAQAIVIISAVPNGGSRGGNL
- a CDS encoding bifunctional (p)ppGpp synthetase/guanosine-3',5'-bis(diphosphate) 3'-pyrophosphohydrolase (Derived by automated computational analysis using gene prediction method: Protein Homology.), with translation MLRQYELVDKVLAYDPVADEALINRAYVYATKMHGNQLRHSGDPYFSHPIEVAGILTDLRLDAATIITGLLHDTVEDTEATAEDIASLFGGEIAGLVDGVTKLSQLEWDSEDAKQAENFRKFLLAMSNDIRVLLVKLADRLHNMRTLHHVPKEEKRRRIAQETLDIYAPLAGRMGMHEFREELEDLSFQVINVEARQAIEARLDTFRSESGDVIESIRGQISALFEGTDLEVAVRGRQKRPYSIWRKMQSRSASLEQLSDIFAFRVLVADEADCYRALGVLHRRWPSVPGRFKDYISTPKNNGYRSIHTTIVGPEQKRVEIQIRTQDMHDVAEYGIAAHWIYKNPEKRTTDNTYADTFGWLRQLVEMLEHGSSAEEFLEHSKLQLFSDQVFCFTPKGMLINLPRGATALDFAYAVHTEVGDTCVGSKINGRHLPLRTPLANGDEVEIVRSKAQRPVPIWEAYVVTGKARSAIRRALRQEQVEEFVLLGRQMVRSIFEASEKDATDGVIERALGPLGLETLDDLFGAVGEGTLSAHEVLDQVYPVGKQGKRGKKTKARAAEKTDPLNAKPLVRLRGGERGHAIRFAEDTFPLPGDRIVGILTPGEGVVVYPISSPMLEALEGETDRWVDVAWETPEQEAGTFVSRFNIRASNEVGALGAISTLIADYDGNINNMSLAQRDVDFYDMVVDVDVRDLKHATRIINALKGLSVVNAIGRV